The Raphanus sativus cultivar WK10039 chromosome 2, ASM80110v3, whole genome shotgun sequence genome includes a region encoding these proteins:
- the LOC108825267 gene encoding receptor-like protein 13 isoform X2, which yields MQSNKQTDVRILNLSLSDEGYSQFNGFFDDVEGYNSLGRLRNLEILDLSSNRFNTSLFPFLNSATSLRTLFLGNNHVNGPLPAKELKDLINLETLDLSENRFNGPLPVQELSVLRKLKSLDLRGNLFSSPMRSQGYKSLGRLRNLEKLDLSANEFNNSIFPFLNAATSLKTLFLSLNYMAGPFPAEELKELANLEVLDLSENNFNGSIPIRELSALRQLKALDLSDNEFSGTFQGICEMKNMQELDISQNKLVGHIPLCLTTSLSGLRVLDLSSNQLSGNIPYALGKLESLEYLSLFDNNFEGFFSLASLANLSELRVFKLDSKSGLLRVESESSWQPKFQLNIIQLPSCNLVKVPYFLLYQKDLIQADLSDNKIAGVFPQWLLANNTKLEVLFLQNNLFTRFQLPKSAHGLLLLDVSDNKFSNMLPENIGRILPHLGYMKLANNSFQGNLPSSLGNMRGVEYLDLSHNSFHGKLPRSFVMGCYSLVILTLSHNKLSGEAFPESVNLTEVTELSMDNNLFTGEIGQGFKYLDSLQLLDISNNNLTGVIPSWIGELSLLTVLLLSNNMLEGEIPISLFNNIYSSLSLLDLSANILSGDIHLQAGSRMPEVLFLQDNHLSGVIPDTLLTNVYILDLRNNRFSGNIPQLINTRNTHTLLLRGNNLTGNIPRQFCGLRNIQLLDLANNMLTGTIPSCFTNTSFGFGKEDALYDYDDVNIVVTSLRLNGLSLLKDLNYLIATTNVPFKMDYWSYPHIKIEFATKHRYDAYVGGNLGLLFGMDLSENELSGEIPADLGGLVELQSLNLSHNKLSGAIPESFSGLKNVESLDLSFNRLQSWIPSKLAELSNLAVFNVSFNNLSGIIPKGKQFNTFDTQSFLGNPLLCGQPTNVSCNINNNFKEPDNGVHDDNESQIDMVSFYWSFAVAYVTILLGIFSSLSFESPWRRFWFEVVDVFIHKARYVWS from the exons ATGCAGTCGAACAAGCAAACGG ATGTTCGTATTCTGAACTTATCCTTGAGCGATGAAGGCTACAGCCAATTCAATGGCTTTTTTGATGATGTTGAAG GTTATAATAGCCTAGGGAGATTAAGAAACCTGGAGATTCTGGATCTATCTTCAAATAGATTCAACACCAGCCTCTTTCCCTTTCTTAATTCTGCTACATCGCTCAGAACTCTTTTTCTTGGGAATAACCACGTGAATGGTCCTCTTCCTGCTAAAG aacttaaagatttgataaactTGGAAACATTGGACCTGAGTGAAAACAGATTTAATGGTCCCTTACCTGTACAAG AGTTATCTGTCCTGAGGAAGCTGAAATCTTTGGATCTACGTGGTAACTTATTTTCTTCACCAATGAGATCGCAAG GTTATAAAAGCCTTGGGAGATTAAGAAACCTGGAAAAACTAGATCTCTCTGCCAATGAATTCAACAACAGCATATTTCCATTTCTTAATGCTGCTACATCACTCAAGACTCTGTTTCTTAGCCTCAACTACATGGCTGGCCCTTTTCCAGCTGAAG AACTTAAAGAGTTGGCAAACTTAGAAGTGCTGGACTTGAGTGAAAACAATTTTAATGGCTCCATACCAATACGAG AGTTATCTGCCCTGAGGCAACTGAAAGCTCTAGATTTAAGTGATAATGAGTTTTCTGGCACATTCCAAG GGATTTGCGAAATGAAGAACATGCAAGAGCTTGATATCAGCCAAAACAAACTAGTAGGTCATATTCCCTTATGCTTAACCACTAGCTTGAGTGGACTTAGAGTTCTTGATCTCTCGTCAAACCAATTGAGTGGGAATATACCATATGCTCTTGGTAAACTTGAATCCCTAGAGTATTTATCGTTGTTTGATAACAACTTTGAAGGATTCTTCTCACTTGCTTCACTTGCAAACCTCTCTGAGCTGAGAGTCTTCAAACTTGATTCAAAATCGGGATTGCTTCGAGTAGAGTCTGAAAGTTCTTGGCAGCCAAAATTTCAGCTGAATATTATTCAACTACCATCTTGCAACTTGGTAAAGGTTCCTTATTTTCTATTATACCAGAAGGATTTGATTCAAGCTGATCTTTCCGACAATAAAATTGCTGGAGTTTTCCCTCAGTGGCTATTGGCAAACAATACGAAACTCGAAGTTTTGTTTCTACAGAATAATCTCTTTACGAGATTTCAGCTGCCGAAATCTGCTCATGGTCTTCTTTTATTGGATGTGTCTGATAATAAATTCAGTAACATGCTTCCTGAAAACATTGGGAGGATACTTCCTCATTTAGGGTATATGAAACTAGCTAATAACAGTTTTCAAGGAAATCTGCCATCTTCACTAGGCAACATGAGAGGTGTGGAATATCTGGATCTATCTCACAACAGCTTCCATGGGAAGCTACCAAGAAGTTTTGTAATGGGTTGTTATTCCTTGGTTATATTGACCCTATCACATAACAAACTAAGTGGAGAAGCGTTTCCGGAATCAGTAAACCTTACTGAGGTAACAGAGTTGTCTATGGATAACAATCTGTTTACAGGAGAGATTGGACAAGGTTTTAAGTATTTGGATAGCTTGCAATTGCTTGACATTTCAAACAACAATCTCACAGGTGTTATTCCAAGCTGGATTGGCGAACTTTCACTCTTAACTGTGCTGCTCCTCTCAAACAATATGCTGGAAGGTGAGATACCTATTTCCTTGTTCAACAATATTTACAGTAGTCTTTCTTTACTGGACCTCTCTGCAAACATTTTATCTGGTGACATACATCTACAAGCCGGTTCGAGAATGCCAGAAGTATTATTCTTGCAAGATAATCATTTATCCGGTGTTATTCCAGACACATTGTTAACAAATGTTTATATACTTGATTTGAGAAATAACAGATTTTCTGGGAATATTCCGCAGCTCATCAACACCAGAAACACTCATACTCTTCTGCTTAGGGGAAATAATTTAACTGGAAATATTCCTCGCCAGTTTTGTGGTCTAAGGAACATTCAACTTCTGGATCTTGCCAACAACATGTTGACCGGAACCATACCTTCCTGCTTCACCAATACTTCATTTGGTTTTGGGAAAGAGGATGCATTATATGATTATGATGATGTTAATATTGTCGTGACTTCTCTTAGGTTAAATGGGCTTTCTCTGCTTAAAGATCTCAATTATCTTATTGCGACTACAAATGTTCCATTTAAGATGGATTACTGGTCATATCCCcatattaaaattgaatttgcAACAAAGCACCGGTATGATGCCTACGTTGGTGGGAATCTCGGATTATTGTTTGGAATGGATCTTTCAGAAAATGAGCTCAGTGGTGAGATCCCAGCAGATCTTGGAGGTCTTGTAGAGCTACAATCTCTTAATCTTTCTCACAATAAATTATCAGGAGCGATACCAGAGAGCTTTTCAGGTCTCAAGAATGTGGAGAGTCTTGATCTTTCTTTCAACAGATTGCAAAGCTGGATCCCATCAAAACTAGCTGAGCTGAGCAACCTAGCTGTTTTCAATGTCTCATTCAACAACTTATCAGGAATCATTCCAAAAGGAAAACAGTTTAATACCTTCGACACACAAAGCTTCTTAGGTAATCCTCTTCTCTGTGGACAACCAACTAACGTAAGCTGCAACATCAACAATAACTTTAAAGAACCAGATAATGGAGTGCATGACGACAATGAGAGTCAAATCGACATGGTATCTTTCTATTGGAGTTTTGCTGTAGCTTATGTGACAATATTACTCGGAATattctcatctctctcttttgaaTCTCCTTGGAGAAGATTCTGGTTCGAAGTCGTTGATGTTTTCATCCACAAGGCGAGGTATGTGTGGTCGTAA
- the LOC108825267 gene encoding receptor-like protein 13 isoform X1, producing the protein MEWKFVLGKILIWVILLLGQLHGYKSCVQNERRALLELKKYIISFTEEEVVSDYVLPTWIYGTKSDCCRWEGVKCSRTSKRVTEIAFETLFIKQNSLLNLSLLHPFEDVRILNLSLSDEGYSQFNGFFDDVEGYNSLGRLRNLEILDLSSNRFNTSLFPFLNSATSLRTLFLGNNHVNGPLPAKELKDLINLETLDLSENRFNGPLPVQELSVLRKLKSLDLRGNLFSSPMRSQGYKSLGRLRNLEKLDLSANEFNNSIFPFLNAATSLKTLFLSLNYMAGPFPAEELKELANLEVLDLSENNFNGSIPIRELSALRQLKALDLSDNEFSGTFQGICEMKNMQELDISQNKLVGHIPLCLTTSLSGLRVLDLSSNQLSGNIPYALGKLESLEYLSLFDNNFEGFFSLASLANLSELRVFKLDSKSGLLRVESESSWQPKFQLNIIQLPSCNLVKVPYFLLYQKDLIQADLSDNKIAGVFPQWLLANNTKLEVLFLQNNLFTRFQLPKSAHGLLLLDVSDNKFSNMLPENIGRILPHLGYMKLANNSFQGNLPSSLGNMRGVEYLDLSHNSFHGKLPRSFVMGCYSLVILTLSHNKLSGEAFPESVNLTEVTELSMDNNLFTGEIGQGFKYLDSLQLLDISNNNLTGVIPSWIGELSLLTVLLLSNNMLEGEIPISLFNNIYSSLSLLDLSANILSGDIHLQAGSRMPEVLFLQDNHLSGVIPDTLLTNVYILDLRNNRFSGNIPQLINTRNTHTLLLRGNNLTGNIPRQFCGLRNIQLLDLANNMLTGTIPSCFTNTSFGFGKEDALYDYDDVNIVVTSLRLNGLSLLKDLNYLIATTNVPFKMDYWSYPHIKIEFATKHRYDAYVGGNLGLLFGMDLSENELSGEIPADLGGLVELQSLNLSHNKLSGAIPESFSGLKNVESLDLSFNRLQSWIPSKLAELSNLAVFNVSFNNLSGIIPKGKQFNTFDTQSFLGNPLLCGQPTNVSCNINNNFKEPDNGVHDDNESQIDMVSFYWSFAVAYVTILLGIFSSLSFESPWRRFWFEVVDVFIHKARYVWS; encoded by the exons ATGGAGTGGAAGTTTGTCTTGGGAAAAATCTTGATATGGGTGATATTACTGTTGGGGCAGCTACATGGATACAAAAGCTGTGTTCAAAATGAAAGGAGAGCTTTGTTGGAGCTCAAGAAATACATAATCTCATTTACGGAAGAAGAAGTCGTCTCCGATTATGTTCTCCCTACTTGGATTTACGGCACAAAGAGCGATTGCTGCCGTTGGGAGGGAGTTAAATGCAGTCGAACAAGCAAACGGGTGACGGAAATTGCCTTTGAAACACTGTTCATCAAACAGAATTCTCTTCTAAATCTTTCTTTGTTGCATCCCTTTGAAGATGTTCGTATTCTGAACTTATCCTTGAGCGATGAAGGCTACAGCCAATTCAATGGCTTTTTTGATGATGTTGAAG GTTATAATAGCCTAGGGAGATTAAGAAACCTGGAGATTCTGGATCTATCTTCAAATAGATTCAACACCAGCCTCTTTCCCTTTCTTAATTCTGCTACATCGCTCAGAACTCTTTTTCTTGGGAATAACCACGTGAATGGTCCTCTTCCTGCTAAAG aacttaaagatttgataaactTGGAAACATTGGACCTGAGTGAAAACAGATTTAATGGTCCCTTACCTGTACAAG AGTTATCTGTCCTGAGGAAGCTGAAATCTTTGGATCTACGTGGTAACTTATTTTCTTCACCAATGAGATCGCAAG GTTATAAAAGCCTTGGGAGATTAAGAAACCTGGAAAAACTAGATCTCTCTGCCAATGAATTCAACAACAGCATATTTCCATTTCTTAATGCTGCTACATCACTCAAGACTCTGTTTCTTAGCCTCAACTACATGGCTGGCCCTTTTCCAGCTGAAG AACTTAAAGAGTTGGCAAACTTAGAAGTGCTGGACTTGAGTGAAAACAATTTTAATGGCTCCATACCAATACGAG AGTTATCTGCCCTGAGGCAACTGAAAGCTCTAGATTTAAGTGATAATGAGTTTTCTGGCACATTCCAAG GGATTTGCGAAATGAAGAACATGCAAGAGCTTGATATCAGCCAAAACAAACTAGTAGGTCATATTCCCTTATGCTTAACCACTAGCTTGAGTGGACTTAGAGTTCTTGATCTCTCGTCAAACCAATTGAGTGGGAATATACCATATGCTCTTGGTAAACTTGAATCCCTAGAGTATTTATCGTTGTTTGATAACAACTTTGAAGGATTCTTCTCACTTGCTTCACTTGCAAACCTCTCTGAGCTGAGAGTCTTCAAACTTGATTCAAAATCGGGATTGCTTCGAGTAGAGTCTGAAAGTTCTTGGCAGCCAAAATTTCAGCTGAATATTATTCAACTACCATCTTGCAACTTGGTAAAGGTTCCTTATTTTCTATTATACCAGAAGGATTTGATTCAAGCTGATCTTTCCGACAATAAAATTGCTGGAGTTTTCCCTCAGTGGCTATTGGCAAACAATACGAAACTCGAAGTTTTGTTTCTACAGAATAATCTCTTTACGAGATTTCAGCTGCCGAAATCTGCTCATGGTCTTCTTTTATTGGATGTGTCTGATAATAAATTCAGTAACATGCTTCCTGAAAACATTGGGAGGATACTTCCTCATTTAGGGTATATGAAACTAGCTAATAACAGTTTTCAAGGAAATCTGCCATCTTCACTAGGCAACATGAGAGGTGTGGAATATCTGGATCTATCTCACAACAGCTTCCATGGGAAGCTACCAAGAAGTTTTGTAATGGGTTGTTATTCCTTGGTTATATTGACCCTATCACATAACAAACTAAGTGGAGAAGCGTTTCCGGAATCAGTAAACCTTACTGAGGTAACAGAGTTGTCTATGGATAACAATCTGTTTACAGGAGAGATTGGACAAGGTTTTAAGTATTTGGATAGCTTGCAATTGCTTGACATTTCAAACAACAATCTCACAGGTGTTATTCCAAGCTGGATTGGCGAACTTTCACTCTTAACTGTGCTGCTCCTCTCAAACAATATGCTGGAAGGTGAGATACCTATTTCCTTGTTCAACAATATTTACAGTAGTCTTTCTTTACTGGACCTCTCTGCAAACATTTTATCTGGTGACATACATCTACAAGCCGGTTCGAGAATGCCAGAAGTATTATTCTTGCAAGATAATCATTTATCCGGTGTTATTCCAGACACATTGTTAACAAATGTTTATATACTTGATTTGAGAAATAACAGATTTTCTGGGAATATTCCGCAGCTCATCAACACCAGAAACACTCATACTCTTCTGCTTAGGGGAAATAATTTAACTGGAAATATTCCTCGCCAGTTTTGTGGTCTAAGGAACATTCAACTTCTGGATCTTGCCAACAACATGTTGACCGGAACCATACCTTCCTGCTTCACCAATACTTCATTTGGTTTTGGGAAAGAGGATGCATTATATGATTATGATGATGTTAATATTGTCGTGACTTCTCTTAGGTTAAATGGGCTTTCTCTGCTTAAAGATCTCAATTATCTTATTGCGACTACAAATGTTCCATTTAAGATGGATTACTGGTCATATCCCcatattaaaattgaatttgcAACAAAGCACCGGTATGATGCCTACGTTGGTGGGAATCTCGGATTATTGTTTGGAATGGATCTTTCAGAAAATGAGCTCAGTGGTGAGATCCCAGCAGATCTTGGAGGTCTTGTAGAGCTACAATCTCTTAATCTTTCTCACAATAAATTATCAGGAGCGATACCAGAGAGCTTTTCAGGTCTCAAGAATGTGGAGAGTCTTGATCTTTCTTTCAACAGATTGCAAAGCTGGATCCCATCAAAACTAGCTGAGCTGAGCAACCTAGCTGTTTTCAATGTCTCATTCAACAACTTATCAGGAATCATTCCAAAAGGAAAACAGTTTAATACCTTCGACACACAAAGCTTCTTAGGTAATCCTCTTCTCTGTGGACAACCAACTAACGTAAGCTGCAACATCAACAATAACTTTAAAGAACCAGATAATGGAGTGCATGACGACAATGAGAGTCAAATCGACATGGTATCTTTCTATTGGAGTTTTGCTGTAGCTTATGTGACAATATTACTCGGAATattctcatctctctcttttgaaTCTCCTTGGAGAAGATTCTGGTTCGAAGTCGTTGATGTTTTCATCCACAAGGCGAGGTATGTGTGGTCGTAA
- the LOC108825267 gene encoding receptor-like protein 15 isoform X3, with protein sequence MAGPFPAEELKELANLEVLDLSENNFNGSIPIRELSALRQLKALDLSDNEFSGTFQGICEMKNMQELDISQNKLVGHIPLCLTTSLSGLRVLDLSSNQLSGNIPYALGKLESLEYLSLFDNNFEGFFSLASLANLSELRVFKLDSKSGLLRVESESSWQPKFQLNIIQLPSCNLVKVPYFLLYQKDLIQADLSDNKIAGVFPQWLLANNTKLEVLFLQNNLFTRFQLPKSAHGLLLLDVSDNKFSNMLPENIGRILPHLGYMKLANNSFQGNLPSSLGNMRGVEYLDLSHNSFHGKLPRSFVMGCYSLVILTLSHNKLSGEAFPESVNLTEVTELSMDNNLFTGEIGQGFKYLDSLQLLDISNNNLTGVIPSWIGELSLLTVLLLSNNMLEGEIPISLFNNIYSSLSLLDLSANILSGDIHLQAGSRMPEVLFLQDNHLSGVIPDTLLTNVYILDLRNNRFSGNIPQLINTRNTHTLLLRGNNLTGNIPRQFCGLRNIQLLDLANNMLTGTIPSCFTNTSFGFGKEDALYDYDDVNIVVTSLRLNGLSLLKDLNYLIATTNVPFKMDYWSYPHIKIEFATKHRYDAYVGGNLGLLFGMDLSENELSGEIPADLGGLVELQSLNLSHNKLSGAIPESFSGLKNVESLDLSFNRLQSWIPSKLAELSNLAVFNVSFNNLSGIIPKGKQFNTFDTQSFLGNPLLCGQPTNVSCNINNNFKEPDNGVHDDNESQIDMVSFYWSFAVAYVTILLGIFSSLSFESPWRRFWFEVVDVFIHKARYVWS encoded by the exons ATGGCTGGCCCTTTTCCAGCTGAAG AACTTAAAGAGTTGGCAAACTTAGAAGTGCTGGACTTGAGTGAAAACAATTTTAATGGCTCCATACCAATACGAG AGTTATCTGCCCTGAGGCAACTGAAAGCTCTAGATTTAAGTGATAATGAGTTTTCTGGCACATTCCAAG GGATTTGCGAAATGAAGAACATGCAAGAGCTTGATATCAGCCAAAACAAACTAGTAGGTCATATTCCCTTATGCTTAACCACTAGCTTGAGTGGACTTAGAGTTCTTGATCTCTCGTCAAACCAATTGAGTGGGAATATACCATATGCTCTTGGTAAACTTGAATCCCTAGAGTATTTATCGTTGTTTGATAACAACTTTGAAGGATTCTTCTCACTTGCTTCACTTGCAAACCTCTCTGAGCTGAGAGTCTTCAAACTTGATTCAAAATCGGGATTGCTTCGAGTAGAGTCTGAAAGTTCTTGGCAGCCAAAATTTCAGCTGAATATTATTCAACTACCATCTTGCAACTTGGTAAAGGTTCCTTATTTTCTATTATACCAGAAGGATTTGATTCAAGCTGATCTTTCCGACAATAAAATTGCTGGAGTTTTCCCTCAGTGGCTATTGGCAAACAATACGAAACTCGAAGTTTTGTTTCTACAGAATAATCTCTTTACGAGATTTCAGCTGCCGAAATCTGCTCATGGTCTTCTTTTATTGGATGTGTCTGATAATAAATTCAGTAACATGCTTCCTGAAAACATTGGGAGGATACTTCCTCATTTAGGGTATATGAAACTAGCTAATAACAGTTTTCAAGGAAATCTGCCATCTTCACTAGGCAACATGAGAGGTGTGGAATATCTGGATCTATCTCACAACAGCTTCCATGGGAAGCTACCAAGAAGTTTTGTAATGGGTTGTTATTCCTTGGTTATATTGACCCTATCACATAACAAACTAAGTGGAGAAGCGTTTCCGGAATCAGTAAACCTTACTGAGGTAACAGAGTTGTCTATGGATAACAATCTGTTTACAGGAGAGATTGGACAAGGTTTTAAGTATTTGGATAGCTTGCAATTGCTTGACATTTCAAACAACAATCTCACAGGTGTTATTCCAAGCTGGATTGGCGAACTTTCACTCTTAACTGTGCTGCTCCTCTCAAACAATATGCTGGAAGGTGAGATACCTATTTCCTTGTTCAACAATATTTACAGTAGTCTTTCTTTACTGGACCTCTCTGCAAACATTTTATCTGGTGACATACATCTACAAGCCGGTTCGAGAATGCCAGAAGTATTATTCTTGCAAGATAATCATTTATCCGGTGTTATTCCAGACACATTGTTAACAAATGTTTATATACTTGATTTGAGAAATAACAGATTTTCTGGGAATATTCCGCAGCTCATCAACACCAGAAACACTCATACTCTTCTGCTTAGGGGAAATAATTTAACTGGAAATATTCCTCGCCAGTTTTGTGGTCTAAGGAACATTCAACTTCTGGATCTTGCCAACAACATGTTGACCGGAACCATACCTTCCTGCTTCACCAATACTTCATTTGGTTTTGGGAAAGAGGATGCATTATATGATTATGATGATGTTAATATTGTCGTGACTTCTCTTAGGTTAAATGGGCTTTCTCTGCTTAAAGATCTCAATTATCTTATTGCGACTACAAATGTTCCATTTAAGATGGATTACTGGTCATATCCCcatattaaaattgaatttgcAACAAAGCACCGGTATGATGCCTACGTTGGTGGGAATCTCGGATTATTGTTTGGAATGGATCTTTCAGAAAATGAGCTCAGTGGTGAGATCCCAGCAGATCTTGGAGGTCTTGTAGAGCTACAATCTCTTAATCTTTCTCACAATAAATTATCAGGAGCGATACCAGAGAGCTTTTCAGGTCTCAAGAATGTGGAGAGTCTTGATCTTTCTTTCAACAGATTGCAAAGCTGGATCCCATCAAAACTAGCTGAGCTGAGCAACCTAGCTGTTTTCAATGTCTCATTCAACAACTTATCAGGAATCATTCCAAAAGGAAAACAGTTTAATACCTTCGACACACAAAGCTTCTTAGGTAATCCTCTTCTCTGTGGACAACCAACTAACGTAAGCTGCAACATCAACAATAACTTTAAAGAACCAGATAATGGAGTGCATGACGACAATGAGAGTCAAATCGACATGGTATCTTTCTATTGGAGTTTTGCTGTAGCTTATGTGACAATATTACTCGGAATattctcatctctctcttttgaaTCTCCTTGGAGAAGATTCTGGTTCGAAGTCGTTGATGTTTTCATCCACAAGGCGAGGTATGTGTGGTCGTAA